Proteins encoded within one genomic window of Vulgatibacter sp.:
- the ppsA gene encoding phosphoenolpyruvate synthase: MELTAFFEEIGKGDVARAGGKGANLGEMARAGLPVPPGFVVTVEAYRRFLEESGLAAEIDRRLAALDVDDAAALEQASADLQALVRGAAIPDSVRAPVTDAYRTLASRDGGADPLVAVRSSATVEDAAKASYAGMFRTFLNVRGEEALLDAVRSCWSSLFGARVLFYRVKQQMAASEWLVAVVVMRMVDAEKSGVMFTVDPATGARDRIVIESAWGLGETVVGGQVEIDHFEVDKESLEIRDKRIGRKAFALVREGESGGNRRVDLDDERANAPSLSDDEVRRIAELGRRDEQHYGAPQDAEFAVADGTIYMVQTRPITTLGAAAPQQAQAPDQKREVLVRGLGASPGQAAGVVRVLQSPKEGGKLQQGEVLVAPMTAPDWVPVMQRASAIVTASGGMTSHAAIVSREMGLPCVVGARDALDKLRDGDEVTVDGSSGAIYRGRLEAKREEKRRATAVAASAPVTATKLYVNLAGTARAEEVAAMPVDGIGLLRAEFMILEALEGQHPRLLLERGEGKRFVERLAEKVEVLARAFHPRPVTYRSMDFRSNEFRGLEGGERFEPDEANPMIGYRGCYRYVQEPDLFRLELEMLEAVRARAPHVHLMIPFVRTRWEFEACKRLVDESGLTREKGFKLWVMAEVPSVVYWIPAYAKAGVDGVSIGSNDLTQLVLGVDRDSDVLAPLFDERDEAVVDAIRRIIHTSHAHGLTASICGQAPSVHPEYAEMLVRAGIDSISVNPDSVEVARRHVAAAEQRLLLEAVRRP; the protein is encoded by the coding sequence ATGGAGCTGACGGCGTTTTTCGAGGAGATCGGCAAGGGGGACGTCGCGCGGGCCGGCGGCAAGGGCGCGAACCTGGGCGAGATGGCCCGGGCAGGCCTGCCGGTGCCGCCGGGTTTCGTGGTCACCGTGGAAGCCTACCGTCGCTTCCTCGAGGAGAGCGGCCTCGCCGCCGAGATCGACCGCAGGCTGGCGGCGCTGGACGTGGACGACGCCGCGGCGCTGGAGCAGGCCTCCGCCGATCTGCAGGCGCTGGTGCGCGGCGCGGCGATCCCCGACTCGGTGCGCGCGCCGGTGACCGACGCGTACCGCACCCTGGCCAGCCGCGACGGCGGCGCGGACCCGCTCGTTGCGGTGCGCTCCTCGGCGACGGTGGAGGACGCCGCCAAGGCGTCCTACGCCGGGATGTTCCGCACCTTCCTCAACGTGCGCGGCGAGGAGGCGCTGCTGGACGCGGTGCGCAGCTGCTGGTCGTCCCTCTTCGGCGCCCGGGTGCTCTTCTACCGGGTGAAGCAGCAGATGGCCGCGTCCGAGTGGCTGGTCGCCGTGGTGGTCATGCGCATGGTCGACGCGGAGAAGTCCGGGGTGATGTTCACCGTCGATCCCGCCACGGGCGCCAGGGATCGGATCGTGATCGAGTCGGCCTGGGGCCTCGGCGAGACGGTGGTCGGCGGGCAGGTGGAGATCGACCACTTCGAGGTCGACAAGGAGAGCCTCGAGATCCGCGACAAGCGGATCGGGCGCAAGGCGTTCGCCCTGGTGCGCGAAGGCGAGAGCGGCGGCAACCGGCGGGTGGATCTCGACGACGAGCGCGCCAACGCGCCGTCCTTGAGCGACGACGAGGTGCGGCGGATCGCCGAGCTGGGGCGGCGCGACGAGCAGCACTACGGCGCGCCGCAGGACGCGGAGTTCGCCGTTGCCGACGGCACGATCTACATGGTGCAGACCCGCCCGATCACCACGCTCGGCGCGGCAGCGCCGCAGCAGGCGCAGGCGCCGGACCAGAAGCGCGAGGTGCTGGTCCGAGGCCTCGGCGCCAGCCCCGGCCAGGCGGCGGGCGTGGTGCGGGTGCTCCAGTCGCCGAAGGAGGGCGGCAAATTGCAGCAGGGCGAGGTGCTGGTCGCCCCGATGACCGCGCCGGACTGGGTGCCGGTGATGCAGCGAGCGTCGGCCATCGTCACCGCCTCCGGCGGCATGACCAGCCACGCGGCGATCGTCTCGCGCGAGATGGGGCTGCCCTGCGTGGTCGGCGCCCGCGACGCCCTCGACAAGCTCCGCGACGGCGACGAGGTGACGGTCGACGGATCGAGCGGCGCGATCTACCGCGGGCGCCTGGAGGCGAAGCGGGAGGAGAAGCGACGGGCGACGGCGGTGGCGGCGAGCGCGCCGGTGACGGCGACGAAGCTCTATGTGAACCTCGCCGGCACCGCCCGCGCCGAGGAGGTGGCGGCGATGCCGGTGGACGGCATCGGCCTCCTGCGCGCCGAGTTCATGATCCTCGAGGCGCTGGAGGGGCAGCACCCGCGGCTCCTCCTCGAGCGCGGCGAGGGGAAGAGATTCGTCGAGCGTCTCGCGGAGAAGGTGGAGGTGCTCGCGCGCGCCTTCCATCCGCGGCCGGTGACCTACCGGAGCATGGATTTCCGCTCCAACGAGTTCCGTGGCCTCGAGGGCGGGGAGCGCTTCGAGCCCGACGAAGCCAACCCGATGATCGGCTACCGCGGCTGCTACCGCTACGTGCAGGAGCCCGATCTCTTCCGCCTCGAGCTGGAGATGCTCGAGGCCGTGCGCGCCCGGGCGCCCCACGTCCACCTGATGATCCCCTTCGTGCGCACGCGCTGGGAGTTCGAGGCGTGCAAGCGCCTCGTGGACGAGAGCGGGCTCACCAGGGAGAAGGGCTTCAAGCTCTGGGTGATGGCGGAGGTGCCGTCGGTGGTCTATTGGATCCCCGCCTACGCGAAGGCCGGCGTCGACGGCGTCTCGATCGGCTCGAACGATCTCACCCAGCTCGTGCTCGGCGTCGATCGCGACAGCGACGTGTTGGCGCCCCTCTTCGACGAGCGCGACGAGGCGGTGGTCGACGCGATCCGGCGGATCATCCACACCAGCCACGCGCACGGCCTCACCGCGTCGATCTGCGGCCAGGCGCCGAGCGTCCACCCCGAGTACGCGGAGATGCTGGTGCGGGCGGGGATCGACTCGATCTCGGTCAACCCGGACTCGGTGGAGGTGGCGCGGCGCCACGTGGCGGCGGCGGAGCAGCGGCTGCTGCTCGAGGCGGTGCGGCGCCCTTGA
- a CDS encoding response regulator: MPPRPFHLLVVEDEAFIRELVTTLCAERGVEVTAVADGRAALRAARERRPDLVLLDIVLPVLDGISVCRLLKAEPATKQVPVYMLSARVRDADRAAATKAGADGYLEKPFRAAALFALIDARKATLG; the protein is encoded by the coding sequence ATGCCGCCGCGTCCCTTCCACCTGCTCGTCGTCGAGGACGAGGCCTTCATCCGCGAGCTCGTGACCACGCTCTGCGCGGAGCGGGGCGTCGAGGTCACCGCCGTCGCCGACGGGCGGGCGGCGCTCCGCGCGGCGCGGGAACGCAGGCCGGATCTCGTGCTCCTCGACATCGTCCTGCCGGTCCTCGACGGGATCAGCGTCTGCAGGCTGCTCAAGGCCGAACCCGCGACGAAGCAGGTGCCGGTCTACATGCTCAGCGCCCGGGTCCGCGACGCCGACCGGGCCGCTGCGACGAAGGCCGGCGCCGACGGCTACCTCGAGAAGCCCTTCCGCGCCGCCGCGCTCTTCGCGCTGATCGATGCGCGCAAGGCCACGCTGGGCTGA
- a CDS encoding tetratricopeptide repeat protein produces the protein MSLDAELALRQVEAGNQAYRAGDYGGAIARYEAALEAGADGADLWFNLGNALYRAGDHGRAVLAFERTLRRSPGDEGARENLQLIRSQRAEGAPAPAEPLLVRIGSSVDPDAAAALLVVGWSLACVAWVVRRGASAAALRIGATVALGVLLLATLAAGAAAWATWQVRHDGWAVVVEPGPVLHAPEPNAPELLVADEGLKVRSDRRIGGYAHVRVGDRAGWIESTRIESIDP, from the coding sequence TTGAGCCTCGACGCCGAGCTGGCGCTCCGCCAGGTGGAGGCGGGCAACCAGGCCTACCGGGCAGGCGATTACGGCGGGGCCATCGCCCGCTACGAGGCGGCGCTGGAGGCCGGGGCCGACGGCGCCGACCTCTGGTTCAACCTCGGCAACGCCCTCTACCGCGCAGGTGATCACGGCCGCGCTGTCCTCGCGTTCGAGCGCACGCTGCGGCGGAGCCCCGGCGACGAGGGGGCGCGGGAGAACCTGCAGCTCATCCGCAGCCAGCGCGCCGAAGGGGCCCCGGCACCGGCGGAGCCGCTCCTCGTCCGCATCGGCAGCAGCGTCGACCCCGACGCTGCCGCGGCCCTGCTGGTCGTGGGCTGGAGCCTCGCCTGTGTCGCCTGGGTCGTTCGCCGCGGCGCCAGCGCCGCTGCCCTCCGCATCGGCGCCACCGTGGCGCTCGGCGTGCTCCTCCTCGCCACCCTCGCGGCAGGCGCCGCCGCGTGGGCCACCTGGCAGGTGCGCCACGACGGCTGGGCGGTGGTGGTGGAGCCGGGGCCGGTCCTCCATGCGCCGGAGCCCAACGCGCCGGAGCTCCTCGTCGCCGACGAGGGGCTGAAGGTCCGCAGCGATCGCCGCATCGGCGGCTACGCCCACGTGCGCGTCGGCGATCGCGCCGGCTGGATCGAGTCCACGCGGATCGAGTCCATCGACCCCTGA
- a CDS encoding BatD family protein, translated as MIRNALLALLISVWATPALAAAVEYYATVDRDRVPLDQTLTLQVTLAFDQGDETGEVQLPEAPDFDVLRQGRSDHSSFSFGGGAASFRKVRTWTLVLQPRREGKLPILPGKVEIGGKRYETGKLTVEVGPATGQPHAQPPPRGGGRPPGFPPMPGFDDDPFGSMLGGGPQPSETDLFLRASVDREEVWVGEQVTLSVWLMSRVDVSHVEGLKMPRLDGFWAEELETPRQISATTRMIDGVPYRAYLIQRKALFPLRAGEISIDPVEIDVVSGRSIFGGGRKQHRVSPGATLQVKALPAGAPATFRRGNVGQWSLSAQATPAEVSLGSPVTVRITATGTGNLQNLELPTLPKLEGFKLFEPSRTEEVQVQQRRYGGSKTLEYVLVPERAGSFTVPALEFASFDPAQGAYQQVRTPAIPITVLQGQGAAVATGPGAAPPAAELGADAGLEPLRSTGVVLAAETPLYERPWFLAALLAPALAVAGVAASPWLRRRQAAPQRRRRRGRSAAGLPAEVAGLAERGDPAFFAACERLLHERASARIDRPAHGLRREELCAALAAAGVAADAIEACTEALATCEMGRYAPGALGADAIAATREAASRALEGLEEAP; from the coding sequence GTGATCCGGAACGCCTTGCTGGCGCTCCTGATCTCCGTCTGGGCGACGCCGGCCCTCGCGGCGGCGGTGGAGTACTACGCCACCGTCGATCGCGACCGCGTGCCCCTCGATCAGACCCTCACCCTGCAGGTGACGCTCGCCTTCGACCAGGGCGACGAGACCGGCGAGGTGCAGCTCCCCGAGGCCCCCGACTTCGACGTCCTCCGGCAGGGCCGCTCCGACCACAGCTCCTTCTCCTTCGGCGGCGGCGCAGCGAGCTTCCGCAAGGTGCGAACCTGGACCCTCGTGCTCCAGCCCCGCCGCGAGGGGAAGCTCCCGATCCTCCCGGGCAAGGTGGAGATCGGCGGCAAGCGCTACGAGACAGGTAAGCTCACCGTCGAGGTGGGGCCCGCCACCGGGCAGCCGCACGCGCAGCCTCCGCCCCGCGGCGGCGGCAGGCCCCCGGGCTTTCCGCCGATGCCCGGCTTCGACGACGACCCCTTCGGCTCGATGCTGGGCGGCGGCCCGCAGCCCTCCGAGACCGATCTCTTCCTCCGCGCCAGCGTCGATCGCGAGGAGGTCTGGGTCGGCGAGCAGGTGACGCTCTCGGTGTGGCTCATGTCACGGGTCGACGTCTCCCACGTCGAGGGGCTGAAGATGCCGCGCCTCGACGGCTTCTGGGCAGAGGAGCTCGAAACGCCCCGCCAGATCTCCGCCACCACCCGGATGATCGACGGCGTGCCCTACCGCGCCTATCTCATCCAGCGGAAGGCGCTCTTTCCCCTGCGCGCCGGCGAGATCTCGATCGATCCGGTGGAGATCGACGTGGTCTCCGGCCGCTCGATCTTCGGCGGCGGCAGGAAGCAGCACCGCGTCTCCCCGGGCGCCACCCTGCAGGTGAAGGCGCTCCCCGCCGGCGCTCCCGCCACCTTCCGCCGTGGCAACGTGGGGCAATGGTCCCTCTCCGCGCAGGCGACGCCGGCAGAGGTCTCCCTCGGCAGCCCGGTGACGGTGCGGATCACCGCCACCGGCACCGGCAACCTCCAGAACCTCGAGCTGCCCACGCTGCCGAAGCTCGAGGGCTTCAAGCTCTTCGAGCCGAGCCGCACCGAGGAGGTGCAGGTGCAGCAGCGCCGCTACGGCGGGAGCAAGACCCTCGAATACGTGCTCGTCCCGGAGCGCGCCGGCAGCTTCACCGTGCCCGCCCTCGAGTTCGCCTCCTTCGATCCGGCGCAGGGCGCCTACCAGCAGGTGCGCACCCCGGCGATCCCGATCACCGTGCTCCAGGGGCAGGGCGCCGCAGTCGCCACCGGGCCCGGCGCCGCCCCGCCTGCTGCGGAGCTGGGCGCCGACGCGGGCCTCGAGCCGCTGCGCTCCACCGGCGTGGTCCTCGCGGCGGAGACGCCGCTCTACGAGCGGCCGTGGTTCCTCGCGGCGCTGCTCGCCCCGGCGCTGGCGGTCGCCGGCGTCGCCGCCTCGCCCTGGCTGCGGCGCAGGCAGGCGGCACCGCAGCGCCGCCGCAGGCGCGGCCGCAGCGCCGCAGGTCTCCCCGCGGAGGTCGCGGGCCTCGCGGAACGCGGCGATCCCGCCTTCTTCGCAGCCTGCGAGCGCCTGCTCCACGAGCGGGCCTCGGCGCGGATCGATCGCCCCGCCCACGGCCTGCGCCGCGAGGAGCTCTGCGCCGCCCTCGCCGCAGCAGGCGTCGCCGCGGATGCGATCGAGGCCTGCACCGAGGCGCTCGCCACCTGCGAGATGGGCCGCTACGCGCCGGGGGCCCTGGGTGCCGACGCGATCGCGGCGACCCGCGAGGCAGCTTCCCGTGCCCTCGAAGGCCTCGAGGAGGCGCCTTGA
- a CDS encoding tetratricopeptide repeat protein, with product MRGLLLVLLLSLPGVAQAGLFDRAQPDVAAGNEAYVAGNYEEALARYEAAAAALPESSETHHNRGNALYRLGRYAEAQAAWTQALAHRQEEAGAAADYFHIGNALAQQEKVDEAMASYRRALEIDPAAEDARRNLERLLRRKQQEEQQQEQQQQDEQPSDGDDGEGEQAQQGEDGEPNEQGDGSNEGEEGEQGEEQEPEGQQQQGEGEREQEQEQEQEQEQPAPGDEPGKPEQQQPGGGQQTEPTGPPENPGPGEANAPGGEGDEPAEKSDAVRLLDSLRDGEQNFQLWRYQQKAQQKGTIDVDKEW from the coding sequence GTGAGGGGGCTTCTTCTCGTCCTCCTGCTCTCGCTCCCCGGCGTGGCGCAGGCGGGGCTCTTCGACAGGGCGCAGCCCGACGTCGCCGCGGGCAACGAGGCATACGTCGCCGGGAACTACGAGGAGGCGCTCGCGCGCTACGAGGCCGCTGCAGCAGCGCTGCCGGAGAGCAGCGAGACCCACCACAACCGCGGCAACGCGCTCTACCGCCTCGGCCGTTATGCGGAGGCGCAGGCTGCGTGGACCCAGGCGCTCGCCCACCGGCAGGAGGAGGCAGGCGCCGCAGCGGACTACTTCCACATCGGCAACGCGCTGGCGCAGCAGGAGAAGGTCGACGAGGCGATGGCGAGCTACCGCCGGGCGCTGGAGATCGATCCGGCTGCGGAGGACGCGCGGCGCAACCTCGAGCGGCTGCTGCGGCGCAAGCAGCAGGAAGAGCAGCAGCAGGAGCAGCAGCAGCAGGACGAGCAGCCCTCCGACGGTGACGACGGGGAGGGCGAGCAGGCGCAGCAGGGCGAGGACGGCGAGCCGAACGAGCAGGGCGACGGGAGCAACGAGGGCGAAGAAGGCGAGCAGGGCGAGGAGCAGGAGCCCGAAGGCCAGCAGCAGCAGGGCGAGGGTGAACGGGAGCAGGAGCAGGAGCAGGAGCAGGAGCAGGAGCAGCCGGCCCCCGGCGACGAGCCCGGCAAGCCCGAGCAGCAGCAGCCCGGCGGCGGCCAGCAGACCGAGCCCACCGGCCCCCCCGAGAACCCTGGGCCCGGCGAAGCCAACGCCCCCGGTGGCGAGGGCGACGAGCCCGCGGAGAAGAGCGACGCCGTGCGCCTCCTCGACTCGCTGCGCGACGGCGAGCAGAACTTCCAGCTCTGGCGCTACCAGCAGAAGGCGCAGCAGAAGGGAACGATAGATGTCGACAAGGAGTGGTGA
- a CDS encoding VWA domain-containing protein, whose amino-acid sequence MSPLPFDILGIPAQLARPDRWPLLVLVLLAAGLLAFGLVRRRRTLVRLASSERLREKVAPGASLSGPLARGAASVAGLLLLGFALLQPQLGEQEGEVQRKGIDLVVAIDASRSMLARDVLPSRLERSRLELGQLIDRLHGDRVGIVVFAGQAFVQCPLTSDYGAAKLFLRAIDPEAMPAQGTAVAEALQTAGQMLRAADRGAKTRAVLLLTDGEDHAGDVEAAAETLAEEGVRVFALGIGSKEGTPVPILDGEGRVEGYLRDRSGEPVVTRLEEAQLRRIAAATGGSYVAARGGDIGMGEVFAALEKLEKSEFESRIGMQYAEAWHWLGFPGFALLVLGALLPEGRRRR is encoded by the coding sequence ATGAGCCCGCTGCCCTTCGACATCCTCGGCATCCCGGCGCAGCTGGCGCGGCCCGATCGCTGGCCGCTGCTCGTTCTCGTGCTCCTCGCTGCGGGCCTGCTCGCCTTCGGCCTCGTGCGGCGGCGCCGCACCCTCGTCCGCCTCGCCTCCAGCGAGCGGCTCCGGGAGAAGGTGGCGCCCGGCGCGTCGCTCTCGGGGCCGCTGGCCCGCGGCGCTGCCAGCGTCGCCGGCCTGCTCCTCCTCGGCTTCGCGCTCCTCCAGCCGCAGCTCGGCGAGCAGGAGGGGGAGGTGCAGCGCAAGGGCATCGATCTGGTGGTGGCCATCGACGCCTCCCGGTCGATGCTCGCCCGCGACGTGCTCCCGTCGCGCCTGGAGCGCTCGCGGCTCGAGCTCGGGCAGCTCATCGACAGGCTCCACGGCGACCGCGTCGGCATCGTCGTCTTCGCGGGCCAGGCCTTCGTGCAATGCCCGCTCACCAGCGATTACGGCGCTGCCAAGCTCTTCCTCCGGGCGATCGATCCCGAGGCGATGCCGGCGCAGGGCACCGCGGTGGCGGAGGCGCTCCAGACGGCGGGGCAGATGCTCCGGGCAGCGGACCGCGGCGCGAAGACCCGGGCGGTGCTGCTCCTCACCGACGGCGAGGATCACGCAGGCGACGTGGAGGCCGCAGCGGAGACGCTGGCGGAGGAGGGGGTGCGGGTCTTCGCCCTCGGGATCGGATCGAAGGAGGGCACGCCGGTGCCGATCCTCGACGGCGAGGGGCGGGTCGAGGGCTATCTGCGCGATCGCAGCGGCGAGCCGGTGGTGACCCGCCTCGAGGAGGCGCAGCTCCGCCGGATCGCCGCAGCCACCGGCGGCAGCTACGTCGCCGCCCGTGGTGGCGACATCGGAATGGGGGAGGTCTTCGCCGCGCTGGAGAAGCTGGAGAAGAGCGAGTTCGAGAGCCGGATCGGCATGCAATACGCGGAGGCCTGGCATTGGCTCGGCTTCCCCGGCTTCGCGCTGCTCGTCCTCGGCGCCCTCCTTCCCGAGGGAAGGAGGCGGCGGTGA
- a CDS encoding VWA domain-containing protein — MELLGLELTRPWALLLLLAVPLVIAAAVRERRRRAALTLPTLPALLQVGRGRLARFHWIPTALRCAAIAACTLALAGPVEAGPAGRDLSVEGIDIVVALDLSTSMNAVDFRPNDRLHAARTVLDDFIGKRPNDRLGLVVFAGEAYTQCPLTLDHGVLRDILAQVKTGAIADGTAIGNALATSLNRLRDSDAKSKVVILITDGDSNAGNVSPGEAAQMARELGVQVHPIMVGRECGPGEDCRVPFPAGTDLFGRPAYRHVEIPVNPALLRQIASTTGGSFHVATDTASLETGLQNVLSRLEKTRIVEARQFSNVTEVFELFLLPAFLLGLFEVGLAASRFRRFP, encoded by the coding sequence ATGGAGCTCCTCGGACTCGAGCTCACCCGCCCCTGGGCGCTCCTGCTCCTGCTCGCGGTGCCCCTCGTGATCGCAGCAGCGGTGCGGGAGCGCCGCCGCCGCGCGGCCCTCACCCTGCCCACGCTGCCGGCGCTGCTGCAGGTGGGGCGGGGGCGGCTCGCGCGCTTCCACTGGATCCCCACCGCCCTGCGCTGCGCCGCCATCGCTGCCTGCACGCTGGCGCTGGCGGGCCCGGTCGAGGCAGGGCCCGCCGGCCGCGATCTCTCGGTCGAGGGCATCGACATCGTGGTGGCGCTCGATCTCTCCACCTCGATGAACGCCGTCGATTTCCGGCCGAACGACAGGCTCCACGCAGCCCGCACGGTCCTCGACGACTTCATCGGCAAGCGGCCCAACGACAGGCTCGGCCTCGTGGTCTTCGCCGGCGAGGCCTATACCCAATGCCCGCTCACCCTGGACCACGGCGTCTTGCGCGACATCCTCGCGCAGGTGAAGACCGGCGCCATCGCCGACGGCACCGCCATCGGCAACGCCCTCGCCACCTCGCTCAACCGGCTCCGTGACAGCGACGCGAAGAGCAAGGTGGTGATCCTGATCACCGACGGCGACTCCAACGCCGGCAACGTCTCGCCCGGCGAGGCGGCGCAGATGGCGAGGGAGCTCGGCGTGCAGGTCCACCCGATTATGGTCGGCAGGGAGTGCGGCCCCGGCGAGGATTGCCGCGTGCCCTTCCCGGCGGGCACCGATCTCTTCGGCAGGCCCGCCTACCGGCACGTGGAGATCCCGGTGAATCCCGCGCTGCTCCGGCAGATCGCCAGCACCACCGGCGGCTCCTTCCACGTGGCCACCGACACCGCCTCGCTGGAGACGGGCCTGCAGAACGTGCTCTCCCGCCTCGAGAAGACCCGGATCGTCGAGGCCCGGCAATTCTCCAACGTCACCGAAGTCTTCGAACTCTTCCTGCTGCCCGCCTTCCTCCTCGGTCTCTTCGAGGTGGGGCTCGCAGCCTCCCGCTTCCGGCGTTTCCCCTGA
- a CDS encoding DUF58 domain-containing protein, which produces MFPKELIARIRKIEITTRRAVNDTLAGEYSSVFKGRGMAFSEVRLYQPGDEIRTIDWNVSARMQEPYVKVFTEERELTVMLLVDLSKSQDFGTVEKTKGEVAAEVAALLAFSAISNNDRVGAILFTDRVERYVPPKKGRKHVLALISEILTARPQGRGTDLAGALTFLGRVNRRRTVSFVLSDFLVPAGPIHEQALRAAGRRHDLIPIVIGDPFEQELADLGLVLVEDPETGRAVTVDLGDAALRRRYRALLERQGVARTRLFRRLDLDHVEIRAGQPYVKPLVTFFHTRAHRRAG; this is translated from the coding sequence TTGTTTCCCAAGGAGCTGATCGCCCGCATCCGCAAGATCGAGATCACCACCCGGCGCGCGGTGAACGATACCCTCGCCGGCGAGTACTCGTCGGTCTTCAAGGGCCGGGGCATGGCCTTCTCCGAGGTCCGCCTCTACCAGCCCGGCGACGAGATCCGCACCATCGACTGGAACGTCTCGGCGCGGATGCAGGAGCCCTACGTCAAGGTCTTCACCGAGGAGCGGGAGCTCACGGTGATGCTGCTGGTCGATCTCTCGAAATCGCAGGATTTCGGCACGGTGGAGAAGACCAAGGGCGAGGTCGCCGCGGAGGTCGCGGCGCTGCTGGCCTTCTCGGCGATCAGCAACAACGATCGCGTCGGCGCGATCCTCTTCACCGATCGGGTCGAGCGCTACGTGCCGCCGAAGAAGGGGCGCAAGCACGTCCTCGCCCTGATCAGCGAGATCCTCACCGCGAGGCCCCAGGGCCGCGGCACCGATCTCGCCGGCGCGCTCACCTTCCTCGGGCGGGTGAACCGGCGCCGCACGGTGAGCTTCGTCCTCTCCGACTTCCTGGTGCCGGCGGGGCCGATCCACGAGCAGGCGCTGCGGGCGGCAGGGCGACGCCACGATCTGATCCCGATCGTGATCGGCGATCCCTTCGAGCAGGAGCTCGCCGATCTGGGCCTCGTGCTCGTGGAGGATCCCGAGACCGGCCGCGCGGTCACCGTCGATCTCGGCGACGCCGCCTTGCGCAGGCGCTACCGCGCCCTTCTCGAGCGGCAGGGCGTGGCCCGCACCAGGCTCTTCCGGCGCCTCGACCTCGACCACGTCGAGATCCGGGCGGGGCAGCCCTACGTGAAGCCGCTCGTCACCTTCTTCCACACGCGGGCCCATCGGAGGGCGGGATGA
- a CDS encoding AAA family ATPase has protein sequence METDIRAINELVQRESAFVDQLLAETGKVIVGQRYMLERLLMGLLTGGHVLLEGVPGLAKTLTVKTLADTIDASFRRIQFTPDLLPADLVGTTIYNQATASFSVRQGPIFAHVILADEVNRAPAKVQSALLEAMQERQVTIGDTTFRLPDPFIVMATQNPVEQEGTYPLPEAQVDRFMLMVKVGYPSREEERQIMDRMGAGSAPSAQTVIHPDQIKAARAVVDAIYVDPKVKDYVVDLVFATREPDRAGLRELVDYIEYGASPRASIYLLKAAKAHAFLRHRGYVTPDDVKAVGFDVLRHRVTLTYEAEAEELTAEKIVQKVFDRVEVP, from the coding sequence GTGGAGACCGACATCCGCGCCATCAACGAGCTCGTCCAGCGCGAGAGTGCCTTCGTCGATCAGCTCCTCGCCGAGACGGGCAAGGTGATCGTCGGGCAGCGCTACATGCTCGAGCGCCTGCTCATGGGCCTGCTCACCGGCGGCCACGTGCTCCTCGAGGGTGTCCCCGGCCTCGCCAAGACGCTCACGGTGAAGACCCTGGCAGACACCATCGACGCCAGCTTCCGCCGGATCCAGTTCACCCCGGACCTCCTCCCGGCGGACCTCGTCGGCACCACGATCTACAACCAGGCGACCGCCTCCTTCTCGGTGCGGCAGGGGCCGATCTTCGCCCACGTGATCCTCGCCGACGAGGTGAACCGCGCCCCCGCCAAGGTGCAGAGCGCGCTCCTCGAGGCGATGCAGGAGCGGCAGGTCACCATCGGCGACACCACCTTCCGGCTACCCGATCCCTTCATCGTGATGGCGACCCAGAACCCGGTGGAGCAGGAGGGCACCTACCCGCTCCCCGAGGCGCAGGTCGATCGCTTCATGCTGATGGTGAAGGTCGGCTACCCCTCGCGCGAGGAGGAACGGCAGATCATGGACCGCATGGGCGCCGGCAGCGCTCCGTCGGCGCAGACGGTGATCCACCCCGACCAGATCAAGGCGGCGCGGGCGGTGGTCGACGCGATCTACGTCGACCCGAAGGTGAAGGACTACGTGGTCGACCTGGTCTTCGCCACCCGCGAGCCCGACCGCGCCGGCCTGCGCGAGCTGGTCGACTACATCGAGTACGGCGCGAGCCCCCGCGCCAGCATCTACCTGCTCAAGGCGGCGAAGGCCCACGCCTTCCTGCGCCACCGCGGCTACGTCACGCCCGACGACGTCAAGGCCGTGGGCTTCGACGTGCTCCGGCACCGTGTCACCCTCACCTACGAGGCCGAGGCGGAGGAGCTCACCGCGGAGAAGATCGTGCAGAAGGTCTTCGACCGGGTCGAGGTACCGTGA